In Phoenix dactylifera cultivar Barhee BC4 unplaced genomic scaffold, palm_55x_up_171113_PBpolish2nd_filt_p 000292F, whole genome shotgun sequence, the following are encoded in one genomic region:
- the LOC120105467 gene encoding DNA-directed RNA polymerases II, IV and V subunit 12: protein MDPQPEPVSYICGDCGAENTLKPGDVIQCRECGYRILYKKRTRRIVQYEAR from the exons ATGGATCCCCAGCCTGAGCCTGTGAGCTATATTTGTGGAG ATTGCGGGGCAGAGAATACTTTGAAACCTGGTGATGTGATTCAATGCAGAGAGTGTGGATACCGCATCCTGTACAAGAAGCGCACTCGGAGAA TTGTTCAGTATGAAGCGCGCTGA